The Saxibacter everestensis genome has a window encoding:
- the otsB gene encoding trehalose-phosphatase gives MTINPGHSRNPGSDGPGSAELDAALRQFAQRPQILVALDFDGVLAPFVRDPDAAAPMPSSVAAVHRLSRAGVHIAYISGRPLADLRSRAEAPAGAVFVGSHGAEVAMNGDDGADADAVELSTDEADRLAALNSRLASALSRTPNTWLESKPAGVVVHTRGADEDEAARALEQAREAAADFPTVKVTKGHHVLEFALRHSNKGEGLSRVRSSLRPEAVLFAGDDTTDEDAFAILRPEDVGIKVGPGETAARYRVRDPQQVSDVLEQLAELVESRDG, from the coding sequence GTGACAATTAATCCCGGCCACAGCCGCAATCCCGGCAGCGACGGCCCCGGGTCAGCAGAACTCGACGCCGCGCTGCGGCAATTCGCCCAGCGGCCGCAGATCCTCGTCGCGCTGGATTTCGACGGCGTCCTGGCACCGTTCGTGCGCGACCCGGATGCGGCCGCGCCGATGCCCTCAAGCGTTGCCGCGGTGCATCGTCTGTCCCGTGCGGGCGTGCACATCGCCTACATCTCGGGCCGGCCGCTTGCGGATCTGCGGAGCCGGGCCGAAGCGCCAGCGGGTGCCGTGTTCGTCGGCAGCCACGGCGCTGAGGTGGCTATGAACGGCGATGATGGAGCCGATGCCGATGCTGTCGAGCTGAGCACGGATGAGGCGGATCGACTCGCGGCGCTCAACTCACGCCTGGCGTCGGCACTTTCCCGGACCCCGAACACCTGGCTGGAGTCCAAACCGGCGGGGGTCGTCGTGCATACCCGCGGCGCCGATGAGGACGAGGCAGCGCGGGCACTTGAACAGGCCCGCGAAGCCGCCGCCGACTTCCCCACCGTCAAGGTCACCAAGGGCCATCATGTGCTTGAGTTCGCGCTCCGGCACAGCAACAAGGGTGAGGGCCTCAGCCGGGTCCGGAGCAGCCTGCGTCCCGAGGCCGTGCTGTTCGCTGGCGATGACACGACTGATGAGGACGCCTTCGCAATTCTTCGCCCGGAGGATGTCGGCATCAAGGTCGGGCCGGGCGAGACCGCCGCCCGTTACCGGGTGCGTGACCCGCAGCAGGTGAGCGACGTCTTGGAACAACTCGCGGAACTAGTGGAGAGCCGAGACGGTTAA
- a CDS encoding alpha,alpha-trehalose-phosphate synthase (UDP-forming) yields the protein MNKKPAKFDLVVVANRLPVDREVGPDGEAGWRQSPGGLVTGLAPVMKTHDGAWVGWAGTPDEEIEPFDLDGMRLVPVPLSNDEFTQYYEGFSNATLWPLYHDVIAPPEFHRTWWDAYLRVNERFAQAAVTVAAENAVIWIHDYQLQLVPGMIRKLRPDVRIGFFNHIPFPPYEIFAQLPWRKQILHGLLGADLIGFQRPYDSANFLRAVRRNVGTVARNGLVRVTDENGEESHTAKAQSFPISIDAAELERLALKPEIQERARQIREEVGNPEVLMLGVDRMDYTKGIRHRIKAFAELLEDGALSVGEVTLVQIATPSRERLEHYKQIRHDVELAVGRINGEYGGLSTQAVNYLHHSFPRDEMVAFYLAADVMLVTALRDGMNLVAKEYVATRVNHDGALVLSEFTGAADELRQAVLVNPHDITGLKAGIMKAVEMTPRESARRMRALRRRVAEDDVQHWSRMFLETLAGLRRDN from the coding sequence GTGAACAAAAAGCCTGCAAAATTCGACTTGGTTGTCGTAGCAAACCGCCTGCCGGTGGACCGGGAAGTTGGCCCGGACGGCGAGGCAGGGTGGCGCCAGTCACCCGGCGGCCTGGTCACCGGTCTGGCTCCGGTTATGAAGACTCACGACGGCGCGTGGGTTGGCTGGGCCGGTACTCCCGACGAGGAAATTGAACCGTTCGACCTCGACGGCATGCGACTCGTTCCCGTTCCGCTCAGCAATGACGAATTCACTCAGTACTACGAGGGGTTCTCGAATGCCACGCTGTGGCCGCTCTATCATGACGTCATCGCACCGCCCGAGTTCCACCGCACCTGGTGGGACGCCTATCTGCGGGTCAACGAGCGATTCGCCCAGGCTGCCGTGACCGTCGCCGCGGAGAACGCGGTGATCTGGATCCATGACTACCAGTTGCAGCTCGTTCCCGGCATGATCCGCAAGCTCCGGCCGGACGTCAGGATCGGATTCTTCAACCACATTCCGTTCCCGCCGTACGAGATCTTCGCGCAGCTGCCGTGGCGCAAGCAGATCCTGCACGGCCTGCTCGGCGCAGACCTGATCGGTTTCCAGCGCCCCTACGACTCGGCGAACTTCCTGCGTGCGGTCCGCCGAAACGTCGGCACAGTGGCACGGAACGGCCTGGTCCGGGTCACGGACGAAAACGGCGAGGAGAGTCATACCGCCAAGGCGCAATCCTTCCCGATCTCCATCGATGCCGCGGAGCTGGAGCGGCTGGCACTGAAGCCGGAAATCCAGGAACGAGCCCGCCAGATCCGCGAGGAGGTCGGCAACCCGGAAGTCCTGATGCTCGGTGTGGATCGGATGGACTATACGAAGGGAATCCGGCACCGGATCAAGGCATTCGCCGAGTTGCTGGAAGATGGGGCCCTTTCGGTCGGCGAGGTCACCCTGGTGCAGATCGCGACACCCAGCCGCGAGCGCCTGGAGCATTACAAGCAGATCAGGCACGATGTCGAACTCGCCGTCGGCCGGATCAACGGCGAGTACGGCGGGCTGAGCACCCAGGCAGTGAACTACCTGCACCATTCCTTCCCGCGCGATGAGATGGTGGCGTTCTACCTTGCTGCCGACGTCATGCTGGTGACTGCATTGCGCGACGGGATGAATCTCGTGGCGAAGGAGTACGTGGCGACCCGGGTCAATCACGACGGCGCACTCGTGCTGAGCGAGTTCACCGGCGCGGCGGACGAGCTGCGCCAGGCGGTGCTGGTCAACCCGCACGACATCACCGGGCTCAAGGCCGGAATCATGAAGGCGGTCGAGATGACGCCCCGGGAGTCCGCCCGCAGGATGCGCGCACTTCGACGACGGGTCGCCGAGGACGACGTCCAGCACTGGTCACGTATGTTCCTCGAGACACTGGCTGGTTTGCGGCGTGACAATTAA